Proteins encoded together in one Marinobacter salsuginis window:
- a CDS encoding prepilin peptidase, translating to MITLDAFLNTPWLLFLSVTLVSLCVGSFLNVVILRLPKMMHQDWRCQCEEFLEVPEKQRKQEERITLAKPASNCPSCGHGIRAWENIPVVSWLMLRGKCASCKAPISPRYPIIEAVTAVFSVVTIAVIGPNESALWALLLVWALVALTVIDFDTQLLPDSITLPLMWLGLVLNYFAVMTDFNSAFWGAVVGYLALWSVYWLFKLVTGKEGMGHGDFKLLAALGAWLGWQLLPAVILLSSVVGAVVGISLMVFKQHGREVPIPFGPYLATAGLLCLWFGTEIQAFWYGFLGV from the coding sequence ATGATTACTCTGGACGCCTTTCTCAATACTCCCTGGCTTCTTTTTCTCTCTGTTACCCTCGTGTCTCTCTGCGTCGGCAGCTTTCTGAATGTTGTGATTCTGAGGCTGCCGAAAATGATGCACCAAGACTGGCGCTGCCAGTGCGAGGAATTCCTTGAGGTTCCGGAAAAGCAGCGCAAGCAGGAAGAGCGGATTACGCTCGCCAAGCCGGCTTCCAACTGCCCGTCCTGCGGCCACGGCATTCGAGCTTGGGAAAATATTCCGGTGGTCAGTTGGTTGATGCTTCGGGGTAAATGCGCTTCGTGCAAAGCACCCATCTCACCGCGCTATCCGATTATTGAGGCAGTCACAGCGGTTTTCTCGGTGGTGACCATTGCCGTCATCGGACCAAATGAGTCGGCGCTCTGGGCCCTGCTGTTGGTTTGGGCTCTGGTGGCTTTGACAGTTATTGATTTCGACACTCAACTACTGCCAGACAGCATTACCCTGCCCCTGATGTGGCTCGGATTGGTGCTGAATTATTTTGCAGTCATGACCGATTTCAACAGCGCGTTCTGGGGGGCAGTGGTCGGTTATCTGGCTTTATGGTCCGTCTACTGGCTGTTCAAGCTGGTTACGGGCAAGGAAGGCATGGGGCACGGAGACTTCAAACTGCTTGCCGCACTCGGCGCCTGGCTGGGGTGGCAGTTGTTGCCCGCGGTTATCTTGCTTTCCTCGGTGGTTGGAGCGGTTGTCGGTATCAGCCTGATGGTGTTCAAGCAGCATGGGCGCGAGGTACCGATTCCATTCGGGCCTTACCTGGCGACTGCCGGCCTGCTCTGTTTGTGGTTCGGGACTGAAATTCAGGCGTTCTGGTACGGATTCCTGGGAGTCTGA
- the coaE gene encoding dephospho-CoA kinase (Dephospho-CoA kinase (CoaE) performs the final step in coenzyme A biosynthesis.) has product MKIAGLTGGIGSGKSTVARLFGELGVHWVDADDVAREVVEPGTPALERIAKHFGKHILTSEGALDRAQLRGIVFQQPEERAWLESLLHPIIRDELIRQLNPENYQLPYVLLVSPLLLETDQHELVDKIFVIDVPKDVQLERTMARDTNSREQVERIIAAQISREDRLARADEVIDNDRPLDDVTRQVRELHERLLVDFG; this is encoded by the coding sequence ATGAAAATTGCTGGCCTGACCGGCGGCATTGGTTCCGGGAAATCCACTGTGGCTCGCCTGTTCGGTGAGCTTGGCGTGCACTGGGTGGATGCCGATGATGTTGCCCGAGAAGTGGTTGAGCCGGGAACTCCGGCGCTCGAACGGATTGCGAAGCATTTTGGTAAGCATATTCTCACATCCGAGGGTGCCCTGGATCGGGCTCAACTACGCGGAATCGTCTTCCAGCAACCAGAAGAGCGAGCATGGCTGGAGTCTCTGCTACACCCAATCATTCGTGACGAGTTGATTCGGCAGTTGAACCCGGAAAACTACCAGCTTCCCTATGTGCTTCTGGTTTCCCCTCTCCTCCTCGAGACCGACCAGCACGAGTTAGTTGATAAAATTTTCGTGATCGATGTGCCCAAAGACGTCCAACTCGAACGCACCATGGCCCGGGACACCAACTCCCGGGAGCAGGTGGAGCGCATTATTGCGGCGCAGATATCACGCGAGGATCGGCTGGCGCGGGCGGATGAAGTGATTGATAATGACCGCCCTCTGGATGATGTAACGCGTCAGGTGCGGGAGCTGCATGAAAGATTGTTGGTGGACTTTGGCTGA
- the tsaA gene encoding tRNA (N6-threonylcarbamoyladenosine(37)-N6)-methyltransferase TrmO: MPRHLSKPAAEALTLTPIAITRSCFRDKFGVPRQPGLTRHARADLIIQPPFDREDAFRGLETASHLWLTFQFHEAVRAEWRPVVRPPRLGGNRKMGVFASRSPFRPNSLGLSVVRNEGLIRKDGELILRISDHDLIEGTPILDIKPYLPFADSVPEATLGWADSPPTERLEVVFLPEAEAQIRQLSPGDYPELRPLIEDVVAYDPRPSFRRGREEERIYGAHLYDLNVRFRFVNDHSRKRVEVLTVC; this comes from the coding sequence ATGCCGAGACACCTCTCAAAGCCGGCGGCCGAGGCCCTTACCCTCACGCCAATTGCTATTACCCGCTCCTGCTTCCGGGACAAGTTCGGGGTGCCACGCCAACCTGGGCTGACCCGTCATGCCCGGGCCGACCTGATCATACAGCCACCGTTTGACCGGGAAGATGCGTTTCGGGGGCTGGAAACCGCCAGCCACCTGTGGCTGACCTTTCAGTTTCACGAGGCGGTGCGGGCAGAATGGCGGCCCGTGGTGCGCCCTCCCCGGCTAGGCGGTAACCGCAAGATGGGTGTATTTGCCAGTCGCTCACCGTTTCGCCCAAACAGTCTCGGTTTGTCCGTGGTCCGTAATGAAGGGCTGATTCGCAAAGACGGTGAGCTTATCCTGCGCATCAGCGATCATGACCTGATCGAAGGCACGCCAATTCTCGACATCAAGCCCTACCTGCCCTTCGCCGATTCCGTGCCCGAAGCCACCCTTGGCTGGGCAGACTCTCCGCCCACGGAACGGCTGGAGGTGGTTTTTCTGCCGGAAGCGGAAGCCCAGATTCGTCAACTTTCACCGGGAGACTATCCGGAACTCCGCCCCCTCATAGAGGATGTGGTCGCTTACGATCCAAGGCCCTCTTTTCGCAGAGGACGGGAAGAAGAACGCATCTACGGCGCGCATCTATACGACCTGAACGTGCGATTCCGATTCGTGAATGATCATTCACGAAAACGTGTCGAAGTGCTGACGGTCTGTTAA
- a CDS encoding response regulator, whose product MPSTRLFKRLGIRPLAARLLAYVLLFSVFLSLVATGVQLIGEFERRKNDLLNDQTRAAELVSGSMSNNIWLMNFSEVANALDDMKAVPAVQYGRVVTSTGETFTTGTYPEGRVLSQTFPLVFDRSSTRSPENVGTLTVTSSIDQIYTDLRNRALLNLLFQSIVVMLGTLGLLVIVRLTLSRHLEAMADYAARLNLDALVDPLKLRRKTRKTPDELSELEQALNKMRLQILEDTRSLRQTTIQSQGERDEAVRANHAKNQFLANVSHELRIPLQSVLGYANLLTDTPLDQEQREYVQTLLSASESLSAIINDLLDISSMEAGKLVLDDIPFDLRETLNDLVHMLGSRAREKGLALELRIDENLPWALKGDPVRIRQILLNLTSNAIKFTDSGHVLISIEVLGRRDDRARIRIAVEDTGVGINPEDVPLVYEPYVQLGQQFQRQLPGAGLGLTICRQLVGLMDGSMDLESRPGEGSTFWMELTLPIAPENAARVRPDTRMVKNRRILVVDSYELSRKITLEMLSRHDVHIEAVKSAGEALTSLRTAFDGQQPFDAIILDGFVPDMDSDLLCRQIRSNPLWADMRLLILSSNPQRGDAEHFRQAGADAFLSKSLRESCLTPILNQLFVDAARDERRFLTRFSLQAVTDTARRRELPCGRMKVLLVEDNPVNRTLTRRLLEKLGCDVMTANDGEAAASLWQWHPFDLVFMDCVMPRVDGFEATRRLREWETAHNRARIPVVALTASAMEEDEERCRRSGMDSFVAKPVNIEMLRAVLEQYCQASAAS is encoded by the coding sequence TTGCCTTCAACACGTTTGTTCAAACGATTGGGAATACGGCCATTGGCAGCAAGGTTGCTCGCCTACGTATTACTGTTCAGCGTGTTTCTCTCTCTGGTGGCCACCGGCGTTCAGCTGATTGGTGAGTTCGAGCGGCGGAAGAATGACCTTCTGAACGACCAGACCCGGGCGGCCGAGCTGGTTTCCGGGAGCATGAGCAACAACATCTGGCTGATGAATTTCAGCGAGGTGGCCAACGCCCTGGATGATATGAAGGCGGTGCCCGCGGTCCAGTATGGTCGGGTGGTGACCAGCACCGGCGAAACCTTCACAACCGGCACCTACCCCGAAGGCCGGGTGCTCTCCCAGACGTTCCCCCTGGTGTTCGACCGCTCCAGCACCCGCAGCCCGGAAAATGTGGGCACACTGACGGTTACCTCCTCCATCGACCAGATATACACGGACCTGCGCAACCGCGCCCTGCTGAACCTGCTGTTCCAATCAATCGTGGTGATGCTGGGAACCCTGGGGCTGCTGGTGATCGTTCGTCTAACGCTGTCCCGGCACCTGGAAGCCATGGCAGATTACGCAGCCCGGCTGAATCTGGACGCGCTGGTCGACCCGCTGAAACTCAGACGCAAAACCCGGAAAACGCCAGACGAGCTCTCGGAACTGGAGCAGGCCCTGAACAAGATGCGCCTGCAAATCCTCGAGGACACCCGCTCCCTGCGCCAGACCACGATCCAGTCCCAGGGTGAGCGTGACGAAGCCGTACGCGCCAACCACGCCAAGAACCAGTTCCTGGCCAATGTAAGCCACGAACTGCGCATTCCTCTGCAATCCGTGCTGGGCTACGCCAACCTTTTGACCGACACGCCCCTGGACCAGGAGCAGCGGGAATACGTTCAAACACTCTTGAGTGCCTCAGAGAGCCTTTCGGCCATTATCAATGACTTGCTGGACATCTCCAGCATGGAAGCTGGCAAGCTGGTACTGGATGACATTCCTTTTGATCTGAGGGAAACCCTCAATGATCTGGTGCACATGCTGGGCTCCCGGGCCCGGGAGAAGGGTCTGGCACTGGAGCTTCGGATCGACGAGAACCTGCCCTGGGCCCTGAAAGGCGACCCGGTGCGAATTCGCCAAATCCTGCTCAACCTGACATCCAACGCCATCAAGTTTACCGATTCCGGCCATGTGCTGATCAGTATCGAGGTGCTGGGGCGCCGCGACGACAGGGCGCGCATTCGCATTGCGGTGGAAGACACGGGTGTAGGAATCAATCCGGAAGACGTTCCGCTGGTTTATGAGCCCTACGTGCAACTGGGCCAGCAGTTCCAGCGCCAGCTCCCCGGTGCAGGCCTGGGCCTCACCATTTGCCGCCAACTGGTTGGCCTGATGGACGGCTCTATGGATCTGGAGAGCCGCCCTGGCGAGGGCTCAACATTCTGGATGGAACTCACGTTGCCCATTGCCCCGGAGAATGCCGCCCGGGTTCGCCCGGATACCAGAATGGTGAAGAATCGCCGGATTCTGGTGGTGGATTCCTACGAGTTATCCCGCAAAATCACCCTGGAAATGCTGTCCCGGCACGACGTCCACATTGAGGCGGTAAAGTCCGCTGGCGAGGCCCTGACATCCCTGCGTACGGCGTTCGATGGCCAGCAGCCGTTCGACGCGATCATCCTGGATGGATTCGTGCCAGATATGGACAGCGATCTGCTGTGCCGTCAAATCAGGAGCAATCCGCTCTGGGCAGACATGCGTCTGCTGATTCTGTCGTCCAACCCGCAACGGGGCGACGCCGAACATTTCCGCCAGGCCGGTGCCGATGCCTTCCTGAGCAAATCTCTGCGTGAATCCTGCCTGACTCCGATTCTCAACCAGTTGTTTGTTGATGCCGCCAGGGACGAACGGCGTTTCCTGACCCGGTTCTCACTGCAGGCGGTTACCGACACGGCGCGGCGCCGGGAACTCCCCTGTGGTCGCATGAAGGTTTTGCTGGTGGAAGATAATCCGGTCAACCGTACCCTTACCCGCAGGCTGCTTGAGAAACTGGGCTGTGACGTGATGACCGCCAACGACGGCGAGGCGGCAGCCAGCCTGTGGCAGTGGCATCCCTTCGACCTGGTCTTCATGGACTGCGTGATGCCCCGAGTGGACGGTTTTGAAGCCACCCGCCGCCTGCGGGAGTGGGAGACCGCCCATAACCGCGCGCGAATCCCGGTGGTCGCACTAACAGCCAGCGCCATGGAAGAAGACGAAGAGCGCTGCCGCCGGAGCGGTATGGATTCTTTCGTTGCCAAGCCTGTCAATATTGAAATGCTGCGGGCAGTACTGGAACAATATTGTCAGGCGTCTGCTGCCTCCTGA
- the yacG gene encoding DNA gyrase inhibitor YacG, protein MNVECPTCKKSVEWTETNPWRPFCSERCKLIDLGAWANEEYRVPAENASPEDLDQDGETTRH, encoded by the coding sequence ATGAACGTTGAATGCCCAACCTGCAAAAAGTCCGTGGAATGGACCGAGACCAACCCCTGGCGCCCATTCTGTTCCGAGCGCTGCAAATTGATCGACCTGGGGGCCTGGGCCAACGAGGAATACCGGGTACCCGCAGAAAATGCATCACCGGAGGACCTGGACCAGGACGGCGAAACCACCCGGCACTGA
- a CDS encoding YfaZ family outer membrane protein yields MKASRISLLVLSLAAAPAFAADADLSLTNDSVKGQVNFFNTNNDVQLGAGYTYHEGGRDIFNADFHAQGRTAIGNLPTTAGIGMRGIFWDQSRADGGALGLGGFATVNIPNVPGLSFTGGLHYAPSILSFGDSDDMTSLELRGSYRVIRNAELFAGYRYLNTDIENSSRDVNLDEGVMAGMKIFF; encoded by the coding sequence ATGAAAGCGTCCCGGATTTCTCTCTTGGTTCTCTCACTGGCGGCCGCGCCGGCATTTGCGGCGGATGCCGATCTCAGCCTTACCAACGACTCGGTGAAAGGCCAGGTTAACTTCTTCAACACCAACAATGATGTCCAGCTTGGCGCCGGTTACACCTACCACGAAGGCGGCCGCGACATTTTCAATGCCGATTTCCACGCTCAGGGCCGCACCGCTATCGGTAACCTGCCCACCACCGCGGGCATCGGGATGCGTGGTATCTTCTGGGATCAGAGCCGTGCAGATGGCGGAGCGCTTGGGCTCGGCGGTTTCGCCACCGTGAACATCCCGAATGTTCCTGGTTTGTCATTCACCGGCGGCCTTCACTACGCGCCGAGCATTCTTTCGTTCGGCGATTCAGACGATATGACCAGTCTGGAACTCCGTGGCAGCTATCGCGTTATCCGCAACGCCGAGCTCTTTGCCGGCTACCGTTATCTGAACACCGATATTGAGAACTCGTCACGAGACGTCAATCTCGATGAGGGCGTTATGGCGGGCATGAAGATTTTCTTCTGA
- a CDS encoding glucosaminidase domain-containing protein — protein MSAGKRAAMLMVPLIAFAIGGGFYTPQASVDRGNSDNSGSEPALSSLPPLPHWANDDLPDFSQYVDTTEKKAAFFSFLYPRIVLANSRILIERDYLDSLSDKATLTSKEYNWLAQQSERLRVDAKPGSEEQFSLLRKRLDVIPPSLILAQAANESAWGTSRFATEGNNLFGQWCFSKGCGLVPLGRAEGASHEVAKFSSPYRSVRAYIQNLNRHPTYQLLRDVRLKDRRNDTPLSGLELAEGLLGYSERGEEYIEEIRAMIHYNNLEFYDDNFRSVVSNLDPGSLEQLASTDAPNGLLPRQSSLNTDPAEG, from the coding sequence ATGTCTGCAGGTAAACGTGCGGCCATGTTGATGGTTCCCTTGATTGCGTTTGCGATCGGGGGAGGGTTCTATACGCCACAGGCGAGCGTTGACCGGGGCAATTCTGATAACTCGGGTTCCGAACCTGCCCTTTCCTCCCTGCCACCACTGCCGCACTGGGCCAACGACGACCTTCCGGATTTCTCTCAATACGTCGACACAACTGAGAAGAAAGCCGCCTTCTTTTCGTTTCTATATCCAAGGATTGTCCTGGCCAACTCCCGGATTCTGATTGAACGCGACTACCTCGACAGTCTTTCCGACAAGGCAACCCTGACCAGCAAGGAATACAACTGGCTGGCGCAGCAATCCGAGAGGCTGAGAGTGGACGCCAAGCCGGGCAGCGAGGAGCAATTTTCCCTGTTACGCAAGCGTCTGGATGTAATTCCACCGTCACTGATCCTGGCCCAGGCTGCCAACGAATCTGCCTGGGGCACCTCCCGCTTTGCGACCGAGGGCAACAATCTGTTCGGCCAGTGGTGTTTTTCCAAGGGCTGTGGCCTGGTGCCGCTTGGGCGTGCTGAGGGCGCCAGCCATGAGGTGGCGAAGTTCTCTTCGCCGTACCGGTCGGTTCGCGCCTATATTCAGAACCTGAACCGCCATCCCACGTACCAATTGCTGCGGGACGTTCGCCTCAAGGATCGCCGAAACGATACGCCTCTGTCCGGCCTGGAACTGGCGGAAGGCCTGCTCGGCTATTCCGAACGGGGCGAAGAGTATATAGAAGAGATCCGGGCAATGATTCATTACAACAACCTTGAGTTCTATGATGACAATTTCCGCAGCGTCGTCAGTAACCTCGATCCCGGCAGCCTGGAGCAGCTGGCCTCGACGGACGCACCAAACGGGTTGTTGCCCCGCCAATCCTCACTGAACACGGACCCGGCTGAAGGCTAG
- a CDS encoding acyltransferase has product MLDFLPAPLKGTLAALLILCNTLVLFPVLLVFALLKLVLPITSVRKGCTVVLSNIAWVWIGFNNLLMDLLHKVEWDVRGVENLSREHWYFVTCNHQSWADIPAIQYVLNSRIPLLKFFLKKQLIWVPLLGVAWWALDFPFMHRHTKEQLAKRPELKGKDVAATQAACEKFRYTPVTIFNFMEGTRFTPEKHDRQNSPYKHLLKPRAGGTAFVLGAMGEMIHTMLDVTIVYPDGRAGFWDYLCGRIRRIIIDVRTREIPGEFLGMDYENNRETRVAFQRWVSEIWAEKDARIEALKAAPTPGPGR; this is encoded by the coding sequence ATGCTCGATTTTCTCCCCGCGCCGCTGAAGGGGACTTTGGCGGCCCTGCTGATCTTGTGTAACACATTGGTGCTGTTTCCGGTTCTTCTGGTATTCGCCCTGCTGAAACTCGTGCTACCGATCACGTCCGTTCGCAAGGGCTGCACGGTGGTACTCAGCAACATTGCGTGGGTCTGGATCGGTTTCAACAATCTGCTGATGGATCTGTTACACAAGGTCGAATGGGATGTGCGGGGCGTTGAGAATCTGAGCCGGGAGCACTGGTATTTTGTTACCTGCAACCACCAGAGCTGGGCCGATATTCCTGCCATTCAGTACGTGCTCAACAGCCGGATCCCGCTGCTGAAGTTCTTCCTGAAAAAACAGCTGATCTGGGTGCCGTTGCTCGGCGTTGCCTGGTGGGCACTGGATTTCCCGTTTATGCACCGTCATACCAAGGAGCAGTTAGCAAAACGCCCGGAACTGAAAGGCAAGGATGTGGCAGCCACCCAGGCCGCCTGCGAAAAGTTTCGCTACACACCGGTGACCATCTTCAACTTTATGGAAGGCACGCGGTTTACACCCGAGAAACATGATCGCCAGAATTCACCCTACAAGCACCTATTGAAACCAAGAGCAGGCGGAACGGCTTTTGTACTGGGTGCTATGGGCGAAATGATCCACACCATGCTTGATGTCACCATCGTGTATCCGGACGGCCGCGCCGGCTTTTGGGATTATCTGTGTGGGCGGATCCGCAGGATTATTATTGATGTGCGGACGCGCGAAATACCCGGCGAGTTTCTGGGAATGGATTACGAAAACAACCGGGAAACCCGAGTCGCATTCCAGCGCTGGGTCAGTGAGATCTGGGCCGAGAAGGATGCGCGAATCGAGGCGCTTAAAGCAGCCCCAACTCCCGGGCCCGGACGATAG
- a CDS encoding helix-turn-helix transcriptional regulator: protein MGQCVKPFNDGCAANDEFQSANSGLQRGELVRDLLRQRVQLPPIPSDSLARPRLDGKISEALSPRSVLFIEAPCGYGKSHAVVNALRSAEMTAEQVRWVALNSQDNAPSRFLTLLATALDLPETPEQGLQSGATFSDILSMMQVALARKGSDQPRVLVLDNLQNLSNPAVVDLLQQLVIDFPAGSSIVLISRKALPFETHSLELENRFIRIGPEALELSRSETFEFFRSATANSGLTSVAVDNLYDMTEGWATPLALYRREVFQNVERKPIQETPSVERFLKESVLGTLTPGQMRSMRGIAELELCSDELFLALEPLLPEAGFVPSQAVERGLPLKSMPGRGRWYRINPLLQEWLKLPAMAGYSERMLQASRWFGVRDQFPEALKYALLAGDADEVIRIASEGSEALLLGQDTASLLRLRKSLPAQLLERSVRLRIVYSWVHAIGGQFRQARALIDGLAEPDLKEQAPRICALKAFILRGEGSVGPALEMADRALAEGELSTQGQLVTQMVRSSALCAAGRFQEAREANRAASRLAREAGDSGSEALAVYAHARIELGKGALKHAEQLLRTGLDTAMQELSRPARIGETRLQLNLVLVLWHQGREAEADRLLVTCGRHAEQTRDLGLLLAMTIRVLMCKAQGRLEDAFVWIGRAERTMHSWQVDESLFVPVLEALKANCWLAQNQIDSADQAVRKLAPYREAGCVPELFPMMPGLLDCLQVRVDLARGDLIRARETLQGIRERYQGAIPWGVEIHMRLLEAVIVLDEKGPVVAVKILSNVVTEAEAEHFISPFRELRNELQELMAKGFGQLPDSAFKEALGELFELRAGSAGADALAEPISEREQGVLELIAKGLSNQEIADKLHISLHTVKTHARRINAKLEVKSRTQAIVRARELGLL, encoded by the coding sequence ATGGGGCAGTGCGTGAAACCATTCAATGATGGCTGTGCAGCCAACGATGAATTTCAGTCGGCGAATAGTGGTCTACAGCGAGGTGAACTGGTCAGAGACTTGCTAAGACAGCGGGTTCAGCTTCCGCCGATTCCGTCTGATTCACTGGCCCGGCCCAGGCTTGATGGCAAGATCTCCGAAGCGCTGAGTCCCAGAAGTGTTCTGTTTATAGAGGCGCCCTGTGGCTACGGAAAATCCCATGCCGTGGTGAATGCGCTTCGCAGTGCAGAAATGACTGCTGAACAGGTTCGGTGGGTTGCCCTTAACTCTCAGGACAATGCGCCCTCCCGTTTTCTGACCTTGCTCGCCACCGCCCTCGATCTCCCCGAAACGCCGGAGCAGGGCTTGCAGAGTGGCGCGACCTTCTCGGATATCCTGTCAATGATGCAGGTGGCGCTGGCCCGCAAGGGTTCAGATCAGCCAAGAGTGCTGGTGTTGGACAACCTCCAGAATCTCAGCAACCCCGCCGTTGTGGACCTGCTTCAGCAATTGGTGATCGATTTTCCGGCAGGCTCCTCCATCGTGCTGATTTCGCGCAAGGCTTTGCCGTTTGAAACACACAGTCTCGAGCTGGAAAACCGCTTTATCCGGATTGGACCAGAAGCGCTGGAACTCTCCCGTTCAGAAACCTTCGAGTTTTTCCGTTCGGCCACGGCAAACAGCGGACTGACCAGCGTGGCTGTCGACAACCTCTATGACATGACCGAGGGTTGGGCAACGCCATTAGCGCTTTATCGTCGAGAAGTTTTCCAGAATGTTGAAAGGAAACCGATTCAGGAAACGCCCAGTGTTGAGCGGTTTCTCAAGGAATCGGTCCTTGGCACTCTGACACCGGGCCAGATGCGCTCCATGCGCGGCATTGCCGAGCTTGAGCTGTGTTCCGATGAGCTCTTCCTGGCACTTGAGCCCCTCCTGCCTGAAGCGGGTTTCGTTCCTTCCCAGGCCGTTGAGCGGGGGCTGCCGCTTAAGTCCATGCCGGGTCGTGGGCGCTGGTACCGCATCAATCCGTTGTTGCAGGAATGGCTGAAATTGCCGGCGATGGCCGGGTATTCGGAGCGTATGCTTCAGGCAAGTCGGTGGTTTGGTGTGCGTGACCAGTTCCCGGAAGCGCTCAAGTATGCCCTTTTGGCTGGCGATGCCGACGAGGTGATCCGCATTGCTTCCGAGGGGTCAGAAGCCCTGTTGCTGGGGCAGGATACGGCTTCACTGCTTCGCCTCCGCAAGAGCCTTCCCGCACAGCTGCTGGAACGGAGCGTGCGGCTCAGGATCGTCTATAGCTGGGTTCATGCGATTGGTGGGCAGTTCCGTCAGGCGCGAGCCCTGATTGACGGCCTGGCTGAGCCTGACCTGAAAGAACAGGCTCCGCGCATTTGCGCACTCAAAGCCTTTATTCTGCGCGGAGAGGGAAGTGTTGGCCCGGCCCTGGAAATGGCGGATAGGGCCCTGGCAGAGGGTGAGCTCAGTACCCAGGGCCAACTGGTTACCCAGATGGTCCGCTCCAGTGCCCTTTGTGCAGCAGGTAGATTCCAGGAAGCGCGGGAAGCGAATCGCGCTGCCTCGAGACTGGCCAGGGAAGCGGGCGATTCCGGTTCTGAAGCCCTGGCGGTTTATGCCCATGCCCGGATTGAACTGGGCAAAGGCGCACTGAAACACGCCGAGCAGTTACTGCGCACTGGCCTTGATACCGCCATGCAGGAACTGTCTCGCCCCGCCCGTATTGGGGAAACCCGGCTACAGTTGAACCTCGTACTGGTGCTCTGGCATCAGGGGCGGGAAGCCGAAGCAGACCGTTTGCTGGTTACCTGCGGGCGTCATGCCGAACAGACCCGCGATCTGGGCCTGCTGCTGGCAATGACGATCCGCGTGCTGATGTGCAAGGCCCAGGGCAGGCTTGAAGACGCTTTTGTATGGATTGGCAGGGCCGAGAGAACCATGCATTCCTGGCAAGTCGACGAATCGCTGTTTGTGCCGGTGCTTGAAGCACTGAAGGCAAATTGCTGGCTGGCCCAGAACCAGATCGACAGCGCCGATCAGGCAGTTCGTAAGCTGGCCCCATATCGGGAAGCTGGCTGTGTGCCTGAGCTGTTCCCAATGATGCCAGGGCTTCTGGACTGCCTGCAGGTGCGGGTTGATCTCGCCCGTGGTGACCTGATCCGCGCCCGGGAGACTCTTCAGGGAATCCGTGAGCGTTATCAGGGCGCGATTCCCTGGGGCGTGGAGATTCACATGCGTCTGCTGGAGGCGGTGATTGTTCTGGATGAAAAGGGGCCCGTGGTTGCCGTTAAGATTCTGTCCAACGTTGTTACCGAGGCGGAGGCAGAGCACTTCATCAGTCCGTTCAGGGAGCTGCGGAATGAGCTTCAGGAGTTGATGGCAAAGGGCTTTGGTCAGTTGCCGGACAGTGCGTTCAAAGAGGCGCTGGGTGAGCTTTTCGAGTTGCGTGCCGGCTCAGCCGGTGCTGACGCTTTGGCGGAACCGATCAGCGAGAGGGAACAGGGCGTGCTTGAGTTGATTGCCAAAGGGCTGTCAAACCAAGAAATTGCCGACAAACTGCACATTTCCCTCCACACGGTGAAAACCCATGCCCGCCGAATCAATGCCAAACTGGAAGTGAAATCCCGGACTCAGGCTATCGTCCGGGCCCGGGAGTTGGGGCTGCTTTAA